The genomic region TGAACTAGTtcctaagtttttgagatatcgatctgaaattttgtacacatccTTTTCACCCCAATCCGAACCGTCGATATTgaaccgctatagcatatagctgccatacgaactgaacgatcaaaattaaaattatttgaagaggTACATCCGAGGTTAGCTTTTTTCCCTGTTTTACTATTGGGCATAATCATATTTGCCATAAATAAATTCAGGTGCGTCTGTTGAACTCTCCCATAGTTtgattattctttatttattcttatatgaAATGGAAGGAGCTGCGAAGCTGACTGCGCCCTTGTGTTTGTACTTATCTACATAAAGTTGTAGGCATTCCTTTTGGTTTTATCtttatttgttactttttgttttttgtaagaGTAAAAGGAATTGATTAAAAAATCATGATTTTTATAACTGTGGAAAGTTTTACTATGcagtaatttttataacatgTTCTAAAGACTGaaacgatttaaaattttaaatatttatgaaaaggGTTGCCCTCGTGATTGGAATGAAATAACATACTCATAGTGCGGAAActgtaattattaataaaaaaaacttaaaaatttttgataaaaaaaaaattaaaaattttgaaaacaagttaaaaagttttgaaaaaaaaatttaaaaattttgaaaaaaaatcaaaaaaaaataaaaatgtttgaaaaaatattaaaaactttttaaataaattaaaaaattttgaataaaaaaatcgtaTGCATATAAAGAAATTCTACTTTTGTCGAGCTTAGCCATACAAATGTTATAAGATAACATTTCAACAATGACTACTGTATATAAGCTTCCCATGCTCAGGGacacttttaataaatttaccaAAAACCCGCTTATCTTCATTATGAAGTCTTTTTTCACAATTACAAAGCTGcggaattcttttaaatattgtcttacaattttcatttcaaacagAGTAATAAACGATTttagattttgaaaataatatttattgcaatCATATTACAATGGAGCGTAAATCTCTATTTCaattcttatgtatgtattgacaAGAGTTGCTTATCTCATAcgattaaacatttttcatataatgTAGAGTAATGACAGAAAAACGCTTAGactaaaaattttgtgttatatatttaaaaaattgcacaCAGTGCGCTGATTAAAACTTTATTGTGTGTATTGGCATTGCTGCCTAACTTCAGGCGTAAGGTTTGCGTTCACTCTTCTTCACAGCGCAGAAAGTTCGCTTAGCAAAGGCACAAACCGGACTTACGGTACATTTTGAAGACAACACTACTATCACACTGTACTTCAAACTGCACCAGGCAGATGAAGTACAGTAGtaattcgatatacatatatactttgaaAATAGTTGAGCGAATAGGAAGTTTGGTATCAAAATGATTTATTCAAAGCACACTTCCCAATTTAGtgtcattaagatatcttattCAGTATCCGAAAAAGCGAGTTTAAAGCGAGTTTTTAGCGAACGTGCTAATACAATGCTTtacgttaattttttttagtcaaaCTGCGCACGAAGACTAAGTGCTCATTTCAATACcatatattcttttattaaaaatagactACTGAGGAAGTTTTAGTTGAACAATATTCGagttataacgggtttttcattatgtatggaactcgagtTGGCCGCCACGGGCATGCTTGCAGAAGTTCAGACACTGAACCAAATTTTCAaaggttttcaagcataaatcggccaataCTGCTTCTTGGCATAGACTAAAGATTTGATGTAGAtcaacaggaaatagtctaatagcgtcaaatcgcacgaccgaggcagCCAAtagactgggccatttcgtgagataacacgttcaccaaattGGTTTTCATTAGCTGTATGGCTTCTGGAGCCGTCCTGTTAGaatcacatattgtccaagtccatatcatccatttcgggccaaaaatattcttttattcctaattcacagtaacgtgccggtcttgatcatcacggaatgtgatttgctgcctgaccaataacgcatattgtGCTGATTGACAAAGCCATTCAgacagaaatgagcctcatcgctgccCGGACTGGACTGCTGTTGAGTTTACAGCCTTTGGCCGGATAAATACCCAGGCTCTTTCCGGTTACGTGAACCCGACTGTGGTGAGAATGTGCACATTAAACCAATTAGAATGTACTAGTGTGCTACCGGAGGAATTATTTGAGCTAAggcttaaatttaaaaagttcttatgatttcaaatttgttttacaAGATCAATTTATTTGGTTATAAAGCCTTTTTATATGCTTTAGAGTCGttaaaattatgcataaatttataaaaatgtttaaacattaaaaaagtatataaacacttaacacatttttagtctttttcttcaaaaagcatAACATCCTTCTCTTCTTTGGTGCCTTCTTCAGTGTTCTGTTTCTCTTCATCAAAGATTTTAAGATTCTTTACTAAGAACCAGACCCCGCCATCAAAAACAGTGCCAACAAAAATGAATGCACCTGCCGTTAGATTGAGAATGTATCTGAAATGATAGAGTTggatatataaattaatttgaaaattattaaaataccaAGTAATTAAGTTCATTTCTCGGGAAAAGAAATATTAACCCACCTCATAGCGAGTGGATCATATAGCCAGCAATTGCCTTTGTTGCTGCACGTCTTGCCCCACACCAAGCACATACTATCCAACAGCCAGCCGAAGAATATCGGAGCGGGTATAAAGGACAGCATGCAGGCCAACATCATGCCAAAACCCATGGCAGCGGCTTTATCCTGTTCCGACACACAACGCACCGTGACCAAGAAGTTCGAGGCGCGTCCAGTGGCACCTATGAACTTTAATAGACACATGACTGACAAAAACAGCACGAATTGCTTAAAACAGTTAACGGGACAAGCGCCTGGAGTGGCGTAACCACCGAATGAGGACTGTTGTTCATGAGAAGAGAAgtttatttaagattattagATCACAAATGTGAAAGAAAGACATAAATACTAACACCAGTTCTTCACGTACTTTTGTTATTGCGGTAGCAGGGGATCCATCATTTGTTATCATCTCTGTTGCTGTTAAAGCTTTGATTGTTGTTGCTTCGATCATTGTATTACTGGAGCTTGTGAACAATTCGCTCTCTGTCAAATTCAGAGATTCTAAAAATGAGCGCTTAACATGGTTTGTCGTCGTCGCAGCTCTAGAGATACAGCCGCAATCAGTAAAAGtctgaaacaaattttatatttgtatagctgctagaaacaaaattaaaagtgcatgttttgtaataaaaaataattcaaatactcACCTTGGCACCGCTATCATCAGTTATTGAACGCCTGCAACCGGCATGGCATGGTGATATATAGGTCATATTATTCTGACCGCAAACCGGTGAAAAGGGCACATAATCGCAGTAACATGCGGAATTACAGGTGGATTCGCTGTTAGGACCACTGAAATTGAATACAGCAGAGCTACgtaaatataacaattaaaattgTAAGCATTTTCCAAACTTACCTCGCTGGTATATTGACAACCATGGACTGTTCATTCCCCGGGCAACCAATATAAGCATAAGCAATACAACCGGCAACGGAAAGCAAACCAACGAGTACATTCCAGGCGGCCATATAACGAGCGCTGGGTTTAAACCTCGATATGACGAAACCGGAAATGAGTACGCCAAGAGCGGAGAAAGCCAAAGCCACGGTGCCGGTGACCATGCTAGTAATATAGAGTAAATAATCATACAAAATAATTGTGAAACATAAATGTGTGTTTCGTTTACCTCGACGTCGCAGCCGATTGTCGATATTGCACCTCAATATATTTCGGCGTAAAAATCCAATAAGGCGTGTAACCGAAATAATAGAAGATCGACGAAATATTATTACATATCAGCGTCTTATTCATGGCGAGGCGTTTGAATGTGACCACCATATCACGTAAAGAAGCCTTGGCTACAACGGGTTCTTCACCTGCATCGGCTTTCGATGCATTTGCCTCTCTCCGTTTGCGTTCCTTTACAAGACGGCGAGCTTTTGCACGTGGCAGTTCTTGTGGTAACATGCTGAATATTAAACCGGATATAAAGAGTGCAGAACCCAGCAGCAGCCAACCCATCCACCAGGCGCCTAACCAACGCGGatctttattattaattaatggTTTCAATTGCGGTGCGATATAGACACGGAGGCAGAATGAGGCCAAAGAGTAGCCTATGGCGGGGCCCAGCATGTGGAAGAAGTACGACAAGCCTATATAGTGAGAAGAATATAGAAGTATAAACTTTATAACATGTTTATGTGAtacaaaaaatgttgcttttaaattgctataatattttttcggctccaaaatggacgatggagttggtgcgaAAATATACGTTCCACAGTTAGGCATAGGACAGCCTTTTAGGTTGCCGGACCACGTGCTTTACTTCAAGCTGAAGTCTTTGCGAAAAATCGAGGAGCTGGTCTCTAAtgcagccaagcagcaatcaaggcagtattAACTTccaggtcacaaaggcatcgagggcaatgaaatagtggacgagatttcCAAGAATGGTGTaaggctaacatccgaaaacgtgatcaacattgggaaacccatgaattgtctatacgacgaccTTGACAAAAGAATggtgaagaaaatcaaaactcgATGGAGCGGGCTACCAGGGTGCGAAACTGCAAAGGTCATaagcaaaacggtagatcggaagtacacagaattactattggTTTGTTAAAATCCAAAACGACGACTACTCCTCTCGGACTTCGCAAGTAAACTCCATTTGGAGTAAAGAACAGAACTAGTCTATGCGTGgtttattggcctaccagattaacctaacttaacctctGCTATATTTTGGCCCAGGTTTTACTATCATTATCTTgacataatttatatattttatgaaaagtcTTTTAATACAAATTCCGCAACCCGGATCTTAAAAAGTGATCgtgaaaacttttaattattactttacTAACACTATCACAGTATACCAAAAAACATCACTTTGGTCCGAACACGGACATCCCAAGGCCGGTCCGATGCTGTGCACcgattttttacataatttgtgCTCCAATAATTCATCACAATAATCCCCGGTCCCCGATTTTCTCTCTATGGGTGCTCTTAACACTATGACACAAAATGATGCAACTGCATGTTTTCGTCAACTACGCGAATAAGACACCTAACTACTCCGATTTTTTACTTGACTCACTTTTTAAGTTCACAATAAATAAACTATTGTTGTCGTTACCTCTCAGAAGAAGGCTATCATAATAACAATATCATAGATTTTGCTCTTATCTCGCTTCATGACACCTCTAAACCCTTaacaaataatgcattttaTGCGAATTTCATTTGCACTATAACAACAACTTGACGTACTTACTTAATAGCGCCGGCGTTTTCGACTTCTTCGTATTGTCATCCATGTAGGATATGCCGAGCGTATAGTAAAGTCCACCACCAATGCCAGATACGACTTGCGCTAGAAAAAGTACCGCCTGTGGTGCGAAATTACCCTCTTCGAGTGCACAAGCGGTCTCATTGCTGCGATCGCGACATAACTCCTTGGCGCGTTGCTTTTCCAACACATCCTGAGTGGTATTTTCATTAACAACGCCACCAAATTCGGCTGTAAGTGCGAGGGCGTCTTTGCCGGGGCCATATAGAAAATGCGGCGAGGCATTTAGCACGCAGAATCCGACAAATGTCATAATGCCTGCGCGGATAGTTGAATGCCAAATAAATTAGAATATTTTATCGCCCATTGTTTTTCACTCACCAAATCCGATCCAACGCGGTCGATGCCCTTTGCTGGCGTAGTAACTTAGCATAGCCGATACAGACATTTGAGTGAGGTTATTTCCAATCGAAATTATGCCCGTATTCTTTGAAGGTATCTTGAAGCG from Bactrocera tryoni isolate S06 chromosome 3, CSIRO_BtryS06_freeze2, whole genome shotgun sequence harbors:
- the LOC120772849 gene encoding solute carrier organic anion transporter family member 74D-like isoform X1 — translated: MVQLMDEKLKTDTRKDSAVELNLLTESRLEAPTEECTQEQPKTAEETSDSNKREIDAVERDMPLTDDVRCGFWFFKSTFFQRFANQTTYVILYGLVGCVLSMTYAYFNGTLTTLEKRFKIPSKNTGIISIGNNLTQMSVSAMLSYYASKGHRPRWIGFGIMTFVGFCVLNASPHFLYGPGKDALALTAEFGGVVNENTTQDVLEKQRAKELCRDRSNETACALEEGNFAPQAVLFLAQVVSGIGGGLYYTLGISYMDDNTKKSKTPALLSLSYFFHMLGPAIGYSLASFCLRVYIAPQLKPLINNKDPRWLGAWWMGWLLLGSALFISGLIFSMLPQELPRAKARRLVKERKRREANASKADAGEEPVVAKASLRDMVVTFKRLAMNKTLICNNISSIFYYFGYTPYWIFTPKYIEVQYRQSAATSSMVTGTVALAFSALGVLISGFVISRFKPSARYMAAWNVLVGLLSVAGCIAYAYIGCPGNEQSMVVNIPASGPNSESTCNSACYCDYVPFSPVCGQNNMTYISPCHAGCRRSITDDSGAKTFTDCGCISRAATTTNHVKRSFLESLNLTESELFTSSSNTMIEATTIKALTATEMITNDGSPATAITKSSFGGYATPGACPVNCFKQFVLFLSVMCLLKFIGATGRASNFLVTVRCVSEQDKAAAMGFGMMLACMLSFIPAPIFFGWLLDSMCLVWGKTCSNKGNCWLYDPLAMRYILNLTAGAFIFVGTVFDGGVWFLVKNLKIFDEEKQNTEEGTKEEKDVMLFEEKD
- the LOC120772849 gene encoding solute carrier organic anion transporter family member 74D-like isoform X2, which produces MVQLMDEKLKTDTRKDSAVELNLLTESRLEAPTEECTQEQPKTAEETSDSNKREIDAVERDMPLTDDVRCGFWFFKSTFFQRFANQTTYVILYGLVGCVLSMTYAYFNGTLTTLEKRFKIPSKNTGIISIGNNLTQMSVSAMLSYYASKGHRPRWIGFGIMTFVGFCVLNASPHFLYGPGKDALALTAEFGGVVNENTTQDVLEKQRAKELCRDRSNETACALEEGNFAPQAVLFLAQVVSGIGGGLYYTLGISYMDDNTKKSKTPALLSLSYFFHMLGPAIGYSLASFCLRVYIAPQLKPLINNKDPRWLGAWWMGWLLLGSALFISGLIFSMLPQELPRAKARRLVKERKRREANASKADAGEEPVVAKASLRDMVVTFKRLAMNKTLICNNISSIFYYFGYTPYWIFTPKYIEVQYRQSAATSSMVTGTVALAFSALGVLISGFVISRFKPSARYMAAWNVLVGLLSVAGCIAYAYIGCPGNEQSMVVNIPASGPNSESTCNSACYCDYVPFSPVCGQNNMTYISPCHAGCRRSITDDSGAKTFTDCGCISRAATTTNHVKRSFLESLNLTESELFTSSSNTMIEATTIKALTATEMITNDGSPATAITKVREELVPHSVVTPLQALVPLTVLSNSCCFCQSCVY